TATTTTTTTCAACATTCCCATCGCCGCGGAGACATAGCTCAAGAAAAGCCCGCAATTCTGAATCGATACCCCGCGGCGATTTTTTAAATATCCGTGCAATGTTCACTCGCTCCGTTCTGTTTCCCCCGCCGGAGCGACGACAGGGAAGTTTTCAAGCACGGAACAAAAATACCGCTTTTCAAGATCATATACGTCAAAAGCAAGTTCCGAGGCCCGCTCGAATCCCTCTCCGCATGAAACGCTCTCGCTTATCTCCTTGAAAAGCATTCCCATGTCGTACCACTTCTGACCGATGCTGTTCATCTCGTCGGGAAGACCCGCCCCGTAAAAAGGGGAGAGCACCGGGGAGACCTCTTCCAGGAAATCCCTGTAAAACCACCTGAAAGCGGCGCCGCAGACCCCTCTTCTGCATATGACCTGGTAAGTAAACCTCGCGGTCCACTTCCAGTCGGCAAGGTCTCTCCAGCCGGGAAGATCCTCGGCCCACTTCCTTATAACCTCAACGCCTGAAGTTCCTCTCAGTGTGGTTCGGCCTTCAAGCATCATCTCGGCGTTTTTCCTTACGGCACCGAGAATCATCTCCTCAAGGTCGGCGCCACGTTCCATGGACTCCACTTCAACCCTGTTGTTTGAAAGAGGATACGGCCTGGCTTTTGAGCTTCTCGCTTTTGTCATATTCTCAAAAGAGACAGTCTGGAGCCCTTCAAACGAGTTGTCCGCTACGTAAAAGACGGATTCGGAATCATCGTATCCGCATACCGCAATTACGTGTCCGGGGAAATGGGTCCTGGAGTCAAAATACTCAAGGTAGCGTATATCGGCCTGTATCAGTACCGGAATGTCTCTCTGAATAAATTCCTTGAGTTCAGCAGAGGCCCGTTCGTTGTCATCCTCATACTTCCAGTCGGCTATGTCAAGGCCGAAGTTCCTGAGGAAGTTAATCTCCATAAGAGGACCGCGAGGCTGTATAATCCTGCCCGGGTTCATCCCGTCCTCACAGGAGTAATAAAAACCGAGCCCCGCTCCAAGCCCGAAACACATCTGCTCGGAAAAATCCTGTCCGTAGTAGATACAGATATCCCTGAGTGCCGCGGAACCGCAGTGCACTCCCTTTAAGTGTCTCCAGCCCTCTATTGTCTTTCTCATAAAATCGTAAGCGCAGGAAGTCTTATGCCTCTTTTACCAGCTACAGCATGTCCATCGGTAGCAGCAAAATGTGAAGACGGATATCGGCAATGCTTACAATTTTAGCTGTTTCCGTTCCTTAACTGAAATTTTATGTTCCATAAATGAAGTTATGGAACGGAATCAAGAAAAGTTTTTCTGGCATATATGAGGGATTTTGAAAATCAGAAGTTAATCGAATTAAGGAGGGCGGTTCGATTCCAAATGTTTTCATTGGAGTAAGACTTAGCATCTTTGAGCAGGTTTCCGTATCCCTCTTTAATTCATTAACGAAATTAGCGTGAAAGTGTTTTTAAGAGTTCAAAAGGAAATTTATTTAAGGAGGATTTACACATGAGATTACGTAATCTTTTTATGATTCTATTGTTATGCATGACAGTAGGAGTTTTTGGTGTGTCCTGCACCGGTGATGATGGAGCTCAGGGGCCACAGGGTGAGCAAGGGGAAAAGGGTGATCCCGGTGAAGTAACGGAAGGTGACCTACCGGAAGCGGTAGAAACCTATAGTTTTCTTGAAAGCTGGGGAGTTGCTGAGGGAGTTTCTTGCAGTAGCGATATACTGAGCACCGAAGCAGACCTCCCCGGACCTGATTTGGCAGATATTAGTGCTACCGGTCAGGGTAATCTTAGTAGGACCAATGACATAAATAATGGTGTTAGTGCTACGTGTGCTGACAGTATTTTCGGCAATATTGTAGCTATGCAGAAAGGTGGAATCAACTTAGATGATCCTGCTCCAGCAGGTAATCAAATTTATCTTTATAAAACCAGCCGGACAGAAAAATCTATAGTAGAGAAGGTGCCAACGGAGAAAACCGCTTTCTCTCTTGATATTCTAACCACCACCACAAAAGATATTGTCGGGGGTAAGGTTTATGCGAAGTTGGAAACTACTGGAGGGGATGAGGCCATTGAGCGTCAGCTTCTTCACTCCCAATGCACCAAAGGAACGGATCCTCCGGATATTGTAGGAGATTTCCGGGCCGTCAAGATAGTAACGGCAGCACAAGAGTTTGTTAACAGTATGCCATGTACTGCCGGTACTAACTGTACACCCGCGACAAAGACAACTACTAAATACAAGGTCTGTGTGAGGCTTGATGCTCATCCCGGTCAAGTTAAATGTCTTGTAGTGGATAAGGGTGTAACTCCTGATCCTACACCATCTGACGATAAAACCTTTATAGGTCTTTATGACGGTATGGATGTAAGTGATCAAGAAGTCGACATCACTGCCACTGTAAGTTCTGGTAATTTCTTTGGTGACACTGCTGCTGAAGTCGCAGGAGCCTATGCAGGTCTTTGTCATCTGTTCGGACTTGAATAATCGACTAAATCCCATAAACGAAAAAGCTCCTAGTGGATTGTTTCCATAGAGACATCATCCATCATCGAACTAGCTGCTTTATCTTTGGGTAAAATCCCTCGGTAGGTTCTTCCGTAACTTCAGACCTGCCGGGGGATTTTTTTATTTTGAAAACAAAATGTTTGGGAATAAACAGGATTGAGACCGTCTCTAAGGGGCAGTGAAATATCAAAAATCGAAAGACCAAAAAGCAGATTTAATGTTCCATAACTTCATTTATGGAACATTAAACTCTTCCGCTCCAAAACCCTTCCTTATAAAACTACCACAAAAGACTTCAATATGTCAAGAACTTTAAAAAACCCTGTAGGAAGAATTGTATGAACATTCTACTTCTCAGAGCTATTGTAATCCGGCTTGCAGAAAAAGCAAGTTGTGTGAGAAGAAAATAGGAACAGGAATGACTGCAACAGAGACAAAACGGTTTCATGCTGGAAGCATATTCTGGTAACCTTTCTCAAGTGCTATAGTTGCTTTTTAGTCCAAGACGCCGTGTCGCCTGGATCAGCTGGTCACCATGATTGAGAAAATCCTTAAAAATTCGAAAAAAGCTATTCTGCTCGGAATAGGAGGGGGAGGAGATATAGTCGGAACCCTTCCGACGGCCAACCTGCTCGAGATAAACGGAACGCAATGCGTTCTGGGGGGACTCAGCTGGGAGCGTTTCACAATAGACCCCGATCCGGGGCCAAGAAAACTTGAAGAATCGCGCAACGTGCGCGAGATAAATGACGTGGTCTGGAAATGCAACAAAGATTCCACGACCCGAGGCGGAGCAAGGTTTGCCGAAGCAGGCATGGCCGAAGTTCTGGGAGAGGAAACTCTTCTTGTCGATATAAGTTACGGTCCGGAGAAGGTTTTTGAGGGAATAACGGACGCCGCCGAAAAACTCGGCGCGGATCTGGTGGTGGGAATAGACGTCGGCGGAGACGTGCTCGGGTTCGGAGACGAAAAGGGACTCATGAGTCCGCTTGCCGACGCCGTAATGACCGCGGCGCTTTACAGACAGAGCTTCCGGATGCCCACCGTAATGGGAGTATTCGGCTTCGGAAGCGACGGAGAGCTCTCCAAGGAAGAGCTTGAGAGGTCATTCGGCATCATAGCGCGGAACAACGGAATTCTCGGCAGCTGGGGCATATCCGCAAACACACTGGAATTAATGGAAAAGGCGATAAGCGTAATACCCACCGAGGCGAGCAGAGGGCCAGTTGAATACGCAAGAGGAGCTTTCAGCCCCACTTCAATAAGAGGCGGCAGAAGAAAAGTCGAACTCGATATAAGTTCCACAGTGACTTTCTACGTAGATCCCCGGGTGGTTTACGAAAAGGTTTCAGGACCCGCGCAAGCGGTCTGCGGATGCAGAACGATAGGGGAGGCAAACGCAAAACTTAACGAAGCGGGAATCAGAACGGAACTTGATATTGAGATGGAACTTTACGAAAATCCCGGGAAAAACTGACGGCGCTTACGGCCAGCAGTTAAAACTGTACCGCCGACCCGATGGCTGCATTTTCACGGGTCATCGGCGCTTCCTACCGGTCGCTCCAGACCGCAAGTTCATTGCCGCTGGGATCCAGAAAATGAAACCGCCGTCCTCCGGGGAAGGAAAATATCGGCCTGCGGAGTTCGCCCCCGGCGGCGGTGACGCGCTTGAGTGTGGCTTCCAGATCTTCTGCGTAAAGCACCACCAAGGCAGCGCCCCGGCTGCTGTCTGACCGCAGCGGGGAGCGGTAGAAACCGCCGTCCATGCTGCCGTCATTAAAGGCGCAGTAGCGGTCGCCGTAGTCCTGGAAGGTCCAGCTGAACACGTCACCGTAAAACGCCTTGGCCTTGGTGAAGTCTTCGGCGGGCAACTCGATATAATTGATCCGGGAATCTTCTTTCATGATCGCACACCATCAGGCCTCAGACCCTTCCCTTAGGCGGGATGTCAGGGCAGTTGCTTCCGCTGTTCAATAGAGTTTTTCGTGAATAAGCTTGAGTATGCGCCTTGATTCTTCCTCATTTCCCCAGACGCCGACGCGGATAATCAGATCGGTTATCTCGGGCCTGTCGTACTTGACAGTCACATAGGCAATCTTGTCCTGGTCGCGAAGCTTGGCTTCGACAAGCGCCTTGCCCATATCGCTCTCTTTTCTGATTACCTCAAGTTCCTGCTGTTCCACGACCTCCACAACCGCGAACCAGACCCTGTCAAACGAGGCGGTCTCCTTGCTTTTAAGAACCCCTTTGAGGTAAGCGGCGGCACTTCCGCCCATCACGCTACCAGCCACAACCGCACAACCTGAAGAAAAAACAATCAAGAACAACAGAAGAAACAGGGTGCGATACTTTCTTTGCAGGAAATTCATCTTCACTCCGGGCAGTCTTTACAAGAAAAACCTGTATGATTAGTTAACCTAACTTAGGAAGAAAAAGAGTCAACATCCATGG
This genomic interval from Candidatus Dadabacteria bacterium contains the following:
- a CDS encoding BtrH N-terminal domain-containing protein — translated: MRKTIEGWRHLKGVHCGSAALRDICIYYGQDFSEQMCFGLGAGLGFYYSCEDGMNPGRIIQPRGPLMEINFLRNFGLDIADWKYEDDNERASAELKEFIQRDIPVLIQADIRYLEYFDSRTHFPGHVIAVCGYDDSESVFYVADNSFEGLQTVSFENMTKARSSKARPYPLSNNRVEVESMERGADLEEMILGAVRKNAEMMLEGRTTLRGTSGVEVIRKWAEDLPGWRDLADWKWTARFTYQVICRRGVCGAAFRWFYRDFLEEVSPVLSPFYGAGLPDEMNSIGQKWYDMGMLFKEISESVSCGEGFERASELAFDVYDLEKRYFCSVLENFPVVAPAGETERSE
- a CDS encoding DUF1152 domain-containing protein, translating into MIEKILKNSKKAILLGIGGGGDIVGTLPTANLLEINGTQCVLGGLSWERFTIDPDPGPRKLEESRNVREINDVVWKCNKDSTTRGGARFAEAGMAEVLGEETLLVDISYGPEKVFEGITDAAEKLGADLVVGIDVGGDVLGFGDEKGLMSPLADAVMTAALYRQSFRMPTVMGVFGFGSDGELSKEELERSFGIIARNNGILGSWGISANTLELMEKAISVIPTEASRGPVEYARGAFSPTSIRGGRRKVELDISSTVTFYVDPRVVYEKVSGPAQAVCGCRTIGEANAKLNEAGIRTELDIEMELYENPGKN
- a CDS encoding VOC family protein, with product MKEDSRINYIELPAEDFTKAKAFYGDVFSWTFQDYGDRYCAFNDGSMDGGFYRSPLRSDSSRGAALVVLYAEDLEATLKRVTAAGGELRRPIFSFPGGRRFHFLDPSGNELAVWSDR
- a CDS encoding DUF3568 family protein; the encoded protein is MNFLQRKYRTLFLLLFLIVFSSGCAVVAGSVMGGSAAAYLKGVLKSKETASFDRVWFAVVEVVEQQELEVIRKESDMGKALVEAKLRDQDKIAYVTVKYDRPEITDLIIRVGVWGNEEESRRILKLIHEKLY